One genomic window of Desulfuromonas sp. AOP6 includes the following:
- a CDS encoding pyrimidine 5'-nucleotidase, producing the protein MDAILFDLDNTLYSPQRQLFSLIDCRINRYMREVVGIPEAEVDGLRRRYWADYGVTLQGLIRHHDVDPEDYLEYVHDVDVNSRLLPDGPLRTALQSISLRRLVFTNGSRGHAERVLSSLGLENIFEEIFDIRVASYLPKPFPEPYHQVLGSIGIEARRCLMVEDSVENLRTAKELGMGTILVGDGAKPSYVDVQVAAAVQVPEALAHWFAAV; encoded by the coding sequence ATGGATGCCATTCTCTTTGACTTGGACAACACGCTCTACTCACCTCAGCGGCAGCTCTTTTCCCTCATCGACTGCCGCATCAATCGCTACATGCGCGAGGTGGTGGGGATTCCCGAAGCCGAGGTGGACGGTCTGCGTCGCCGCTACTGGGCCGATTACGGCGTCACTCTGCAGGGGCTGATCCGCCATCACGATGTCGATCCCGAAGACTATCTCGAATATGTACACGACGTGGACGTCAATTCGCGGTTGCTTCCCGACGGGCCGCTGCGCACTGCCCTGCAGAGCATTTCCCTGCGGCGCCTGGTCTTCACCAACGGATCGCGGGGGCATGCCGAGCGCGTGCTGTCATCCCTGGGGCTGGAGAATATCTTCGAAGAGATCTTCGATATCCGGGTGGCCTCCTATCTGCCCAAACCTTTTCCCGAGCCCTATCATCAAGTGCTGGGTAGCATCGGCATCGAGGCGCGGCGCTGCCTCATGGTGGAAGATTCCGTCGAGAATCTGCGTACGGCCAAAGAGCTGGGCATGGGAACCATCCTCGTCGGCGATGGCGCGAAGCCGTCCTATGTCGACGTGCAGGTGGCGGCGGCGGTGCAGGTGCCCGAGGCCCTTGCCCACTGGTTCGCGGCGGTCTGA
- the yjgA gene encoding ribosome biogenesis factor YjgA, with amino-acid sequence MHDDEQDYAGPSRSAKKRAAKAVEELAWEILELSPAQLEKLPVPDEILGELRKARQIKAHGARKRQAKFLAGLLRRDEDVLEALRQHMDALNQVHYQDQQIFHELEALRDRLCDADQYQAALQEVNSRFPALDQDLIAHLAVQAQAGKDKRAYREIFKRLRQAQEQGE; translated from the coding sequence ATGCACGACGACGAACAGGACTATGCCGGGCCCAGCCGCTCGGCCAAGAAGAGGGCCGCCAAGGCCGTGGAAGAACTGGCTTGGGAGATTCTGGAACTTTCACCGGCGCAATTGGAAAAGCTGCCGGTTCCCGACGAGATTCTCGGCGAGTTGCGCAAGGCCCGGCAGATCAAAGCCCATGGAGCCCGCAAGCGTCAGGCCAAGTTCCTGGCCGGCCTGCTGCGCCGCGATGAGGATGTTCTGGAAGCCCTGCGCCAGCACATGGACGCGCTCAACCAGGTCCATTACCAGGATCAGCAGATCTTTCACGAACTGGAAGCCCTGCGGGACCGTCTCTGTGATGCCGATCAGTATCAGGCCGCTTTGCAGGAAGTGAACAGCCGCTTTCCTGCTCTGGATCAGGATCTGATCGCCCACCTTGCCGTTCAGGCCCAGGCGGGCAAGGACAAGAGGGCCTATCGGGAGATATTCAAGCGCCTGCGCCAGGCCCAGGAACAGGGGGAGTAG
- the trxA gene encoding thioredoxin: MASDKVLQLTDDNFESEVLKSSVPVLVDFWASWCAPCKAIAPVVDGLAAEYEGKVKVAKVNVDENPATPGQYGVRGIPTIILFKDGKVLDQVVGAVPKNQLESLIKKAL, translated from the coding sequence ATGGCAAGCGATAAGGTTTTGCAACTGACCGATGACAACTTCGAAAGCGAAGTCCTGAAATCCTCCGTCCCCGTACTGGTGGACTTCTGGGCCTCCTGGTGCGCCCCCTGCAAAGCCATCGCCCCGGTTGTGGACGGACTGGCGGCCGAGTATGAAGGCAAGGTCAAGGTCGCCAAGGTCAACGTGGATGAGAATCCGGCTACCCCCGGCCAGTATGGGGTCCGCGGCATTCCCACCATCATTCTGTTCAAGGACGGCAAGGTTCTCGACCAGGTCGTCGGCGCCGTTCCCAAGAACCAGCTCGAAAGCCTGATCAAAAAAGCCCTTTAA
- the dtd gene encoding D-aminoacyl-tRNA deacylase → MRAVLQRVTSAHVEVAGRSVGAIGRGLLVLLGVAAGDSEVDAASLADKIIGLRIFEDDGGKMNLSVADIDGEILAVSQFTLLADCRKGRRPGFSGAAPPERALELYDYFVRLLRQRGFKVPTGVFQADMAVHLVNDGPVTLLLDSRKEF, encoded by the coding sequence ATGCGGGCCGTTTTGCAGCGGGTTACCTCGGCCCACGTCGAAGTGGCCGGTCGCAGCGTCGGTGCCATCGGCCGAGGCTTACTCGTATTGCTTGGCGTGGCGGCCGGGGATTCGGAGGTCGATGCGGCCAGTCTGGCGGACAAGATCATCGGCCTGCGCATTTTCGAGGATGATGGTGGCAAGATGAATCTCTCTGTCGCCGATATCGATGGCGAGATCCTGGCCGTCTCCCAGTTCACCCTGCTGGCCGACTGCCGTAAGGGCCGCCGCCCCGGCTTTTCCGGTGCGGCTCCACCGGAGCGGGCCCTGGAACTCTACGACTATTTCGTCCGTCTGCTGCGCCAGCGGGGCTTTAAGGTGCCCACCGGCGTCTTTCAGGCGGACATGGCGGTGCACCTGGTCAACGACGGCCCGGTCACCCTTTTGCTCGACAGCCGCAAGGAATTCTGA
- the dapF gene encoding diaminopimelate epimerase produces MKFAKMHGAGNDYVYIDCFSQVVPDPEKLAVEVSDRHFGIGSDGLILIQPSTVADVRMRMFNADGSEAEMCGNGVRCVAKYAYDHGLVDSLQISIETGAGVLPLQLFTNSHNKVDRVRVNMGKPRLSRGEIPMTGSPDEQAVNIEVAVLDRTFHVTCVSMGNPHAVIFVDNVHEFPVAKYGPALETHSLFPNRINVEFVEVVSRNELRQRTWERGAGETLACGTGSSAVTVAAVLNGHCDRVLVNHLLGGDLEMEWTEDGHIYMTGPAVQVFEGVYQPQ; encoded by the coding sequence ATGAAATTCGCCAAAATGCACGGTGCCGGCAACGACTACGTCTATATCGACTGCTTCAGCCAGGTGGTGCCGGATCCTGAAAAACTGGCCGTGGAGGTGAGCGACCGGCATTTCGGCATCGGATCCGATGGCCTCATTCTTATTCAGCCTTCCACTGTCGCCGACGTGCGTATGCGCATGTTCAATGCTGACGGCAGCGAGGCGGAGATGTGCGGCAACGGCGTGCGCTGCGTGGCCAAGTATGCCTACGATCACGGCCTGGTCGATTCTCTCCAGATCAGTATCGAAACGGGGGCCGGAGTGCTGCCTCTGCAGCTTTTTACCAACAGCCACAACAAGGTGGACAGGGTGCGGGTGAATATGGGCAAGCCCCGACTCAGTCGGGGGGAGATTCCCATGACCGGCTCTCCCGACGAACAGGCCGTCAATATTGAGGTGGCGGTGCTGGATCGCACCTTCCATGTCACCTGTGTTTCCATGGGCAATCCCCACGCCGTCATTTTTGTCGACAACGTCCACGAGTTTCCGGTGGCCAAGTATGGCCCAGCACTGGAGACGCACTCCCTCTTTCCCAACCGCATCAACGTCGAATTCGTGGAGGTTGTTTCCCGCAATGAGCTCCGGCAACGCACCTGGGAGCGGGGCGCCGGCGAGACCTTGGCCTGCGGCACCGGTTCCAGCGCGGTCACCGTGGCGGCCGTGCTCAACGGACACTGCGACCGGGTGCTGGTCAACCACCTGCTCGGTGGCGACCTGGAGATGGAGTGGACTGAAGACGGCCATATCTATATGACCGGTCCGGCCGTACAGGTTTTTGAAGGAGTCTACCAGCCCCAATGA
- a CDS encoding HIT family protein gives MNCPMCTRWQDEPQLRIAALDHCLVMLNRDQFFPGYTLVFTREHVTELFHLDKSVRQEVMEEVTTVAAALHQVFQPTKMNYELLGNMVPHMHWHLVPRFSSDPLWPRPIWSEPHQDETLSPQAYAERILLIRNAL, from the coding sequence ATGAACTGCCCCATGTGTACGCGCTGGCAGGACGAGCCGCAGCTGCGCATCGCCGCCTTGGACCACTGCCTGGTCATGCTCAACCGGGATCAGTTTTTCCCCGGCTATACTCTGGTCTTTACCCGTGAGCATGTAACCGAACTTTTCCACCTCGACAAATCAGTGCGCCAGGAGGTCATGGAAGAGGTCACCACCGTAGCGGCGGCCTTACACCAGGTTTTTCAGCCGACCAAGATGAACTACGAGCTGCTGGGCAACATGGTGCCTCACATGCACTGGCACCTGGTACCCCGCTTCAGCAGCGATCCGCTGTGGCCGCGCCCCATCTGGAGCGAGCCGCATCAGGACGAGACTCTGAGCCCACAGGCCTATGCCGAACGTATTCTGCTGATTCGCAACGCCCTGTAA
- a CDS encoding general secretion pathway protein GspE yields the protein MAQTLLDLLEEAGQITREQFDEALKNRVLYGGKIGTSLLEMGLIDENELARFLSRQLSVPYVASQQLMNIPAETIRMLPQELALKYAAVPLSLDKKRLNLVMADPNDLKAIDEIAFITGYIITPMVSPEIRLMQALNQYYNKPIDSRYQQIIDKMSQRQPRNTQAENLTKEKPASSPSGELRAINGKPSAATASPSGPADKPTQTPQPRASERRGPARQPATLGEKLAALQQKKAIVPPQQPLTPSPSKVPPGPAPKAAPAPPTVLTGLANAGDREDIANALMSFLGKEFRKTALFVVRGNSVSGWKAVTQGVAREHFNTVSIPLTRPSALKTVAEGRSFFLGTIPRTPLDDRWIQGVGGQASDRVLLMPLMIGGRVVCILYVEEGDRNLSSHIGKIQRLLAKAAMAFEILILREKILMM from the coding sequence ATGGCTCAGACTCTGCTCGACCTCTTGGAGGAAGCCGGTCAAATCACCCGGGAGCAATTTGATGAAGCCCTCAAAAACAGGGTTCTCTATGGGGGTAAAATTGGCACCAGCCTGCTGGAAATGGGTTTAATCGATGAAAATGAGCTGGCCCGCTTTCTGAGCCGACAGCTGTCCGTGCCTTATGTGGCTTCCCAGCAGCTCATGAACATCCCCGCGGAAACCATCCGGATGCTGCCACAGGAATTGGCCCTTAAATATGCCGCCGTTCCACTGTCTCTGGATAAAAAAAGACTGAACCTGGTCATGGCCGACCCCAATGACCTCAAGGCTATCGACGAAATCGCCTTTATCACCGGCTACATCATCACCCCGATGGTCAGCCCTGAGATACGCCTGATGCAGGCCCTGAACCAGTATTACAACAAGCCGATCGATTCCCGCTATCAACAGATCATCGACAAGATGTCCCAACGCCAGCCCCGGAACACCCAGGCCGAAAACTTAACCAAGGAGAAACCGGCATCTTCGCCTTCGGGTGAATTGCGGGCCATCAACGGCAAGCCTTCAGCGGCCACCGCCTCTCCTTCCGGCCCTGCCGACAAACCCACCCAAACACCACAGCCCCGAGCCTCCGAACGACGAGGTCCTGCCCGGCAGCCGGCGACCCTGGGAGAAAAGCTCGCAGCGCTGCAACAGAAAAAGGCGATTGTACCGCCGCAGCAACCGCTGACGCCCTCTCCATCCAAAGTCCCCCCGGGTCCAGCCCCGAAAGCTGCTCCTGCCCCCCCCACGGTCCTCACGGGGCTGGCCAATGCCGGTGATCGCGAGGATATCGCCAATGCCCTGATGTCTTTTTTAGGAAAGGAATTCAGAAAGACTGCTCTGTTTGTCGTGCGGGGGAATTCCGTTTCCGGATGGAAGGCGGTCACCCAGGGCGTCGCCAGGGAACACTTCAACACCGTCAGCATCCCTCTAACCCGCCCCTCGGCCCTGAAGACCGTCGCCGAAGGCCGCAGCTTCTTCCTTGGCACCATCCCCCGCACGCCCCTGGATGACCGTTGGATTCAAGGCGTGGGCGGACAGGCTTCGGACAGGGTGCTGCTGATGCCGCTGATGATCGGCGGGCGCGTGGTGTGCATCCTCTACGTGGAGGAAGGGGACCGCAACCTGTCCAGCCATATCGGCAAAATACAGCGGTTGCTTGCCAAGGCGGCCATGGCTTTTGAAATACTGATTTTGCGGGAGAAGATCCTGATGATGTGA
- a CDS encoding deoxyribonuclease IV, which translates to MLWLGAHMSIAGGVEKAFARGEEAGCTAMQIFTKNASQWRARPLSPTDLEAFAEAWQQSPIGPVVAHDSYLINLAAPAEEAWEKSIAAFLDEMARCAALGIPELVVHPGAHTGSGEEAGLRRISEAFVRIFSEGPASVRVLLENTAGQGTYLGGRFEHLARIMEAVPQGRFGLCFDTCHAFAAGYDLSNAEGYGQVMDEVERLFGLDPVHLFHLNDCKKGLGSRVDRHEHIGQGHIGEEGFRLLMQDDRFAAVPKILETPKGDDDSGDRQNLTLLRRLAGEA; encoded by the coding sequence ATGTTATGGCTCGGTGCGCACATGTCCATAGCCGGCGGGGTGGAAAAAGCCTTCGCTCGAGGCGAAGAGGCCGGTTGCACGGCCATGCAGATTTTCACCAAGAACGCCAGTCAGTGGCGGGCCAGGCCACTGTCGCCAACAGACCTTGAGGCCTTTGCCGAGGCCTGGCAGCAGAGCCCCATCGGGCCGGTGGTGGCCCATGACAGTTATCTGATCAACCTGGCGGCGCCCGCGGAGGAAGCCTGGGAAAAGTCCATCGCCGCTTTCCTGGACGAGATGGCGCGTTGCGCCGCCCTCGGTATTCCCGAGCTGGTCGTGCATCCGGGAGCTCACACGGGTTCGGGAGAAGAGGCGGGCCTGCGGCGCATAAGTGAGGCCTTTGTCCGGATATTCAGCGAAGGGCCTGCCAGCGTGCGGGTGCTGCTGGAAAATACCGCCGGGCAGGGAACCTATCTGGGCGGGCGTTTCGAGCATCTGGCCCGCATTATGGAGGCGGTGCCGCAGGGGCGTTTCGGCCTCTGCTTCGACACCTGCCATGCCTTCGCTGCCGGCTATGATCTGTCCAATGCCGAGGGCTATGGGCAGGTCATGGATGAGGTGGAACGGCTGTTCGGTCTGGACCCTGTTCACCTCTTTCATCTCAACGACTGCAAGAAAGGGCTGGGTAGCCGGGTAGATCGCCACGAACACATCGGGCAGGGGCATATTGGTGAAGAGGGCTTCCGTCTGTTGATGCAGGATGACCGTTTTGCCGCCGTGCCCAAGATCCTGGAGACCCCCAAGGGGGATGACGACAGCGGGGACCGGCAGAATCTCACCCTGCTGCGCCGGCTGGCGGGGGAGGCCTAG
- a CDS encoding bifunctional precorrin-2 dehydrogenase/sirohydrochlorin ferrochelatase, translating into MPDFPVLLQLVGRYCVVFGGGPVALRKGEALVQAGARVRLIAPEVPTGEQLPGAIEWTRRPYLKGDLEGAYLAVAATNVRHVNAEIVEEARSCGVLINVADVPEDGDFTMPAVVRRGDLTLCAATNGRSPALAAVVRQRLEETFGPEWSLLLDVAAALRGKQLTVEGRDKYHQEVLHRLVEGGLPALIATGAPEAVDRLLESVLGRGFSLAELGITLPKGKS; encoded by the coding sequence TTGCCTGACTTCCCCGTTCTCCTTCAGCTTGTCGGTCGTTATTGCGTTGTCTTCGGTGGTGGGCCTGTGGCCCTGCGCAAAGGAGAGGCCCTGGTCCAGGCAGGCGCCCGCGTGCGCCTGATCGCGCCTGAAGTCCCGACGGGGGAGCAGCTGCCGGGAGCCATCGAGTGGACCCGACGGCCTTACCTCAAGGGCGATCTGGAAGGCGCGTATCTTGCAGTAGCAGCTACGAATGTTCGGCATGTTAATGCTGAAATTGTAGAAGAAGCAAGAAGTTGTGGGGTTTTAATCAATGTGGCCGACGTCCCGGAAGATGGGGATTTCACGATGCCTGCCGTGGTGCGGCGTGGCGATTTGACCCTCTGTGCCGCCACGAACGGCAGGAGTCCGGCGCTGGCGGCAGTCGTTCGACAGCGCCTGGAGGAAACCTTTGGGCCTGAGTGGAGCCTGCTGCTTGATGTTGCCGCGGCCTTGCGGGGAAAGCAATTGACAGTCGAGGGAAGAGACAAGTACCATCAAGAAGTTTTGCACCGGCTGGTTGAGGGAGGGCTGCCTGCTCTCATTGCCACAGGTGCGCCGGAAGCGGTTGACAGGCTGCTGGAATCGGTCCTCGGTAGAGGATTTTCCTTAGCCGAACTGGGCATCACGTTGCCGAAAGGAAAGTCATGA
- a CDS encoding BCCT family transporter has protein sequence MSESKRNSTILIPVFVPAVMVTLLLVIGTVSNPERAGAVFSVTLAFITRTFGWFYMLAVAAFLIFIVAVAFSPWGKIKLGPDHAAPQYSFPAWFAMLFSAGYGIALLFFGVAEPVLHYASPPSGAPATVDSAKQAMQIAFFHWGFHIWAIYGLVGLVLAYFSFRHGLPLSMRSALFPMIGERIHGPIGHTVDVFAILGTMFGIATTLGLSVAQINAGINYLWPTIPVGTTVQVIAIAIITSLALFSVVAGLDKGVKNLSILNMFLAVLLMLFVFFAGPTIFILETFLQNTGSYLNNIIERTFNLQAYTRSDWIGNWTLFIFGWTIAWAPFVGLFIAKISRGRTIRQFVFGVMLVPSLFTFLWFSIFGDTALHLIMVDGYTALIGEVQADHALALFKLYERLPFTSIVSFVTVILIITFFVTSSDSGSLVIDSLASGGVAHTPAWQRAFWAITEGVVASTLLIAGGLNALQTMTIASALPFAVIMIISAIGMWRALIIESHTEASLQSHMRRVRHAPGISGPGRWKKRLADLVDFPGREEVAAFIGKQVLGSMTHVQKELAEQGWPAEVIYDEDNARAYLEVIRPDQLDFIYEIRLCEYARPDFAYPEMDRADEHIPHYYRAEVFLRRGGQSYDIYGYDQQQIINDILDQFEKYLHFLHISPGSLPWQMQEHDEMLNPPILNKEDL, from the coding sequence ATGTCCGAGTCCAAAAGAAACTCGACGATACTGATCCCCGTCTTTGTGCCGGCGGTCATGGTCACCCTGTTGCTGGTCATCGGCACGGTCAGTAATCCGGAGCGGGCCGGCGCCGTTTTCTCAGTCACCCTGGCTTTCATCACCCGCACCTTCGGCTGGTTCTACATGCTGGCCGTGGCGGCGTTCCTCATCTTCATTGTGGCGGTGGCTTTTTCTCCCTGGGGTAAGATTAAGCTCGGCCCTGACCATGCCGCCCCTCAGTACAGCTTTCCCGCCTGGTTCGCCATGCTCTTTTCTGCCGGCTATGGTATCGCCCTGCTTTTCTTCGGCGTGGCGGAACCGGTGCTGCACTATGCCTCACCCCCGTCTGGGGCACCGGCTACAGTGGATTCGGCCAAGCAGGCCATGCAGATCGCCTTTTTTCACTGGGGCTTTCATATATGGGCGATCTACGGACTGGTGGGCCTGGTGCTGGCTTACTTTTCCTTCCGCCACGGCCTGCCTCTATCCATGCGTTCGGCTCTTTTTCCCATGATCGGCGAGCGGATCCACGGCCCCATCGGCCACACAGTGGATGTCTTCGCCATTCTCGGCACCATGTTTGGCATCGCCACTACCCTTGGACTCTCCGTGGCCCAGATCAATGCCGGTATCAATTACCTGTGGCCAACCATCCCCGTGGGCACGACTGTACAGGTGATCGCTATCGCCATCATTACCAGCCTGGCCCTTTTCTCCGTTGTCGCCGGCCTGGACAAAGGGGTCAAAAACCTCTCTATTCTCAATATGTTTCTGGCTGTGCTGCTCATGCTTTTTGTCTTCTTCGCCGGTCCAACCATCTTCATCCTGGAAACCTTCCTGCAGAATACCGGCAGCTACCTCAACAACATCATTGAGCGGACTTTCAACCTGCAGGCTTACACCCGCAGCGACTGGATCGGCAACTGGACCCTGTTCATCTTTGGCTGGACCATCGCCTGGGCGCCCTTTGTCGGTCTCTTTATTGCCAAAATCAGCCGCGGGCGCACGATTAGACAGTTTGTCTTCGGTGTCATGCTGGTTCCCTCGCTTTTCACCTTCCTGTGGTTCTCCATCTTCGGCGACACGGCCCTGCACCTTATCATGGTCGATGGCTATACGGCTCTCATCGGCGAAGTACAGGCCGACCATGCCCTGGCGCTGTTCAAACTGTACGAGCGCCTGCCCTTTACCAGTATCGTCTCCTTTGTAACGGTAATCCTCATCATCACCTTCTTCGTCACCTCGTCCGACTCGGGTTCGCTGGTCATCGACTCGCTGGCCTCCGGGGGCGTTGCCCACACCCCAGCCTGGCAGCGGGCCTTCTGGGCCATCACCGAAGGCGTCGTTGCCTCGACCCTGCTCATTGCCGGGGGTCTCAATGCCCTGCAAACCATGACTATCGCCAGCGCCCTCCCCTTCGCCGTCATTATGATTATATCGGCCATAGGCATGTGGCGGGCGCTTATCATTGAAAGCCATACCGAAGCCAGTCTGCAGAGTCACATGCGGCGGGTTCGCCATGCACCCGGCATCAGCGGCCCTGGCCGCTGGAAAAAGCGTCTGGCCGATCTGGTAGATTTTCCCGGTCGCGAGGAGGTTGCCGCCTTCATTGGCAAACAGGTTCTGGGCAGCATGACGCACGTGCAGAAAGAATTGGCGGAGCAGGGCTGGCCGGCCGAGGTGATCTATGACGAGGACAACGCTCGGGCTTACCTGGAAGTGATCAGGCCCGACCAGCTCGATTTTATCTACGAGATCCGCCTGTGCGAATACGCCCGCCCTGACTTCGCCTATCCTGAAATGGATCGGGCCGACGAGCATATTCCGCATTACTACCGCGCCGAGGTTTTCCTGCGCCGCGGCGGGCAATCGTATGATATCTACGGCTATGACCAACAGCAGATCATCAACGACATTCTTGACCAGTTCGAAAAGTATCTGCATTTTCTCCACATCTCCCCCGGCAGCCTGCCCTGGCAGATGCAGGAGCACGACGAGATGCTCAACCCGCCTATCCTGAACAAGGAGGATTTATGA
- a CDS encoding SIS domain-containing protein: MQRQEKIAQAVQDHVRVLENIFERQSDEMTGFAERVVETFHQGGRLYVVGSGPMAALANLMSSLFLNRLNLERPSLPVLSLCNDTTLALSLARDGQSAQFLSRQLRAQAVEGNILLVLAGFDRDPLLDEVLKAARQLECVVVLAAPEGSALLKDSVDFYFRFDCSSITRLMEAYLFFGDLLCELVEGELFGF, encoded by the coding sequence ATGCAGAGGCAGGAAAAAATTGCTCAGGCTGTGCAGGATCATGTGCGTGTCCTGGAGAACATCTTTGAACGGCAGAGCGATGAGATGACCGGTTTTGCCGAAAGAGTGGTGGAAACCTTTCATCAGGGCGGTCGTCTTTACGTGGTCGGCAGCGGACCCATGGCGGCTCTGGCCAATCTAATGTCCAGCCTTTTTCTGAACCGTTTGAACCTGGAGCGACCGTCGCTGCCGGTGCTGTCGCTCTGCAACGACACCACTCTGGCTCTTTCGCTGGCCCGGGACGGGCAGTCTGCCCAATTTTTATCCCGACAACTGCGGGCCCAGGCCGTTGAAGGCAATATTCTTCTGGTGCTGGCAGGCTTTGACAGGGATCCTCTTTTAGACGAGGTCCTCAAGGCGGCCCGTCAGCTGGAATGCGTCGTTGTGCTGGCTGCCCCTGAAGGTTCGGCCCTGCTCAAGGATTCCGTTGATTTTTATTTCCGCTTCGATTGTTCCTCCATCACCCGCCTGATGGAAGCCTATCTGTTTTTTGGCGATCTGCTCTGTGAATTGGTCGAGGGTGAGCTTTTCGGCTTCTAA
- a CDS encoding hydroxyacylglutathione hydrolase family protein: protein MVTTAGLDIVQVSASDMDNFSYLLYCPTSKVGAAVDPSFWPERLLAEAKKRGVTIEILFNTHGHRDHVAGNAAILAETGARLAAHPLDVEAADIPVSDNQTFKLGEGALTVLHTPGHSPGSICLYTGDALLTGDTLFVTRVGRADLAGSDVEALYHSLRRLAGYPPGTRVFPGHDYGPVPASTLAYEQEHNPYLRCPDLASFIRLRLDVS, encoded by the coding sequence ATGGTGACGACCGCCGGTCTCGACATCGTCCAGGTGAGCGCCAGCGACATGGACAACTTCTCCTACCTGCTCTACTGCCCGACGAGCAAGGTCGGCGCAGCGGTGGATCCCTCCTTTTGGCCGGAGCGCCTGCTGGCTGAGGCAAAAAAGAGAGGCGTCACCATCGAAATCCTGTTCAACACGCACGGTCATCGGGACCACGTGGCGGGCAACGCGGCCATCCTGGCCGAAACGGGGGCCCGACTGGCCGCCCATCCCCTTGACGTGGAGGCGGCGGACATCCCCGTATCCGATAACCAGACCTTTAAGCTGGGCGAAGGCGCCCTGACCGTCCTGCATACGCCCGGTCATTCACCGGGTTCAATCTGTCTGTATACCGGCGACGCTCTCCTTACTGGAGATACGCTTTTCGTGACGCGGGTCGGCCGCGCCGACCTGGCTGGCAGCGATGTGGAGGCCCTCTATCACAGTCTGCGGCGCTTGGCCGGCTACCCCCCCGGCACCCGGGTTTTCCCCGGCCACGATTATGGTCCCGTCCCTGCGTCTACCCTGGCCTATGAACAGGAGCACAACCCATATCTGCGTTGTCCAGACCTCGCCAGCTTCATCCGCCTTCGCCTGGACGTTTCCTAG
- the ccsB gene encoding c-type cytochrome biogenesis protein CcsB: MSANVLLYKIALLFYLVATILFFIDVIGRKESIGRVARWVLFGGFAIHCAALVARYVEAGYTPVANLHESLSFFALSIVGIFLLFDLRYRLTVLAAFVCPLALVLMIVGGVVPKAVKELNPMLDSWWFPVHVTLAFLGNAVFAVAFMAGIMYLLQERMLKSKKFSSLYFRLPSLGTLDTINYKCLTFGFPLMTMGIISGAMWAESAWGTYWSWDPKETWALITWFLYAALLHGRLTVGWRGRRAAIFAIIGFLCLLFMFLGVNLFLSDLHSFKAMEGR; the protein is encoded by the coding sequence ATGAGCGCCAATGTTCTGCTCTATAAAATAGCCCTGCTGTTTTACCTGGTGGCCACCATCCTGTTTTTTATCGATGTCATCGGGCGCAAGGAAAGCATCGGCAGGGTGGCCCGCTGGGTTCTTTTCGGGGGTTTCGCCATTCACTGCGCGGCCCTGGTGGCCCGCTACGTGGAGGCTGGCTACACGCCCGTGGCCAATCTCCATGAGTCCCTTTCCTTCTTTGCCTTGTCCATCGTCGGTATCTTTCTCCTTTTCGATCTGCGCTATCGTCTGACGGTGCTGGCGGCTTTCGTCTGCCCGCTCGCCTTGGTGCTGATGATCGTCGGCGGCGTGGTTCCCAAAGCCGTCAAGGAATTGAACCCCATGCTCGACAGCTGGTGGTTTCCGGTGCACGTCACCCTGGCTTTTCTGGGGAACGCCGTCTTTGCCGTTGCCTTCATGGCCGGTATCATGTATCTGCTGCAGGAGCGCATGCTCAAGAGCAAAAAGTTTTCCAGCCTTTACTTCAGGCTTCCTTCCCTGGGTACGCTCGACACCATCAACTACAAGTGTCTGACCTTTGGATTCCCCCTGATGACCATGGGAATCATTTCCGGGGCCATGTGGGCCGAGTCGGCCTGGGGCACCTACTGGAGCTGGGATCCCAAGGAAACCTGGGCTCTGATCACCTGGTTCCTGTACGCCGCCCTTCTGCATGGTCGATTGACTGTGGGCTGGCGGGGGCGCCGGGCGGCCATCTTCGCCATTATCGGCTTTTTGTGCCTGCTGTTCATGTTCCTCGGCGTCAACCTTTTCCTGTCGGACCTGCACAGTTTCAAAGCTATGGAGGGCCGGTAG